A genomic stretch from Bradyrhizobium quebecense includes:
- a CDS encoding MerR family transcriptional regulator, protein MNASAARFLSPSEAARQLGISAKALRLYEERGLIAPGRTPAGWRAYGAAEMARGAEIVALRALGLSINEVARILSGDAVILDRVLAAHEATLEARIRQSGDSIARVRRLRADLGRGKMPATCDLIGAVRVRPAIGVAFDLPWPWGGERFELRDIKLLNYIVGPLGSGKTRLAQRLAEVLPDAGFVGLDRAADGGAAVRARLDADPAHKARVEASLAVLLADGAMDSAALTALLAALEADGDTILVIDMLEQGLDAASQEAVIAHLRRRGPEARPLFFLTRSNAILDLDAVGDDEAIILCPANHSRPICVTPVPGAPGYEAVATCLASPDVRARTEGMVAWRPS, encoded by the coding sequence ATGAATGCTTCTGCTGCCCGTTTCCTCAGTCCGTCCGAAGCTGCAAGGCAGCTCGGGATCTCGGCGAAAGCGCTGCGCCTCTATGAGGAGCGCGGCCTGATCGCACCTGGCCGCACACCGGCGGGATGGCGCGCCTATGGTGCGGCCGAGATGGCGCGCGGCGCCGAAATCGTCGCGCTGCGCGCGCTCGGTCTCAGCATCAATGAAGTGGCGCGGATCCTGAGCGGCGACGCCGTGATCCTCGATCGCGTGCTGGCCGCGCACGAGGCCACGCTCGAAGCACGCATCCGCCAAAGCGGCGACAGCATCGCCAGGGTGCGCCGGCTGCGCGCCGACCTCGGCCGCGGCAAGATGCCCGCGACGTGCGATCTCATCGGTGCGGTCAGGGTACGGCCTGCGATCGGCGTCGCGTTCGATCTGCCGTGGCCGTGGGGCGGCGAGCGCTTCGAACTGCGTGACATCAAGCTGCTGAACTACATCGTCGGGCCGCTCGGCAGCGGCAAGACGCGCCTCGCGCAGCGTCTCGCCGAAGTGCTGCCCGACGCCGGCTTCGTGGGGCTGGACCGTGCCGCCGACGGCGGCGCGGCCGTTCGCGCGCGGCTCGATGCCGACCCGGCGCATAAGGCGAGGGTCGAGGCGAGCCTTGCCGTCCTGCTCGCCGATGGCGCGATGGACTCAGCGGCACTGACCGCCCTGCTCGCCGCTCTCGAGGCCGACGGCGACACCATCCTGGTGATCGACATGCTCGAGCAAGGGCTCGATGCGGCCAGCCAGGAAGCCGTGATCGCGCATCTGCGCCGCCGCGGGCCCGAGGCGCGGCCGCTGTTCTTCCTCACACGCTCCAACGCGATCCTGGACCTCGACGCGGTCGGCGACGACGAAGCGATCATCCTGTGCCCTGCCAATCACAGCCGGCCGATCTGCGTCACGCCCGTGCCCGGCGCGCCCGGCTATGAGGCGGTTGCGACCTGCCTTGCCTCGCCGGACGTGCGCGCGCGGACCGAAGGCATGGTTGCGTGGCGGCCATCCTGA
- a CDS encoding tyrosine-type recombinase/integrase: MTAPTNQLTLTDTVIRNATLPPGKAQHYLHDDKLPGLALRMRATGGRTWVYLFTKPGVRGTQRKTLGPWPKYNEKAARKAATIAAGEVIKGTDPNDAKREPRRQQAAEKQRTTLADLIVEDGPYQTSLTGRQVVNWKPAMSALRRGLKEHAESGIGDLTRRQIMAAVDRVAKTGKRGAAKDLRKHTHTFLEWCVGEGYVGYNVLAGYREPKETRAQRVGRRTKGRALNDEEIIKVWHASGKLGAFGLLTRMCLLGGPRRSEPTMIEWQKHIMDDRITFDAAWTKMGLYHDVPRTHLVDEVLAAAKHFRRATSDYVFPSPKTGGQMSGFTKMVNRLVKEAGVAKFTMHDLRRSLRTIMSRCGYDNEIQRLCVRRKPSGIDQVYNHDEQWIIRKMAFEAAHDYIAELVGAMRVGKIVRLQRTNPLDPIKAELLGRLREHYAAGTV, encoded by the coding sequence GTGACCGCGCCGACGAACCAGCTGACGCTCACCGATACGGTGATCCGCAACGCTACGCTGCCGCCCGGCAAGGCGCAGCATTATCTCCACGACGACAAGCTGCCCGGTCTCGCCCTGCGCATGCGCGCCACCGGTGGTCGAACCTGGGTTTATCTCTTCACCAAACCGGGGGTGAGGGGAACCCAGCGCAAGACCCTCGGCCCGTGGCCCAAGTATAATGAGAAGGCCGCGCGCAAGGCCGCCACCATCGCCGCAGGCGAGGTCATCAAGGGCACGGACCCCAACGATGCCAAACGCGAGCCGAGGCGGCAGCAGGCAGCCGAAAAGCAGCGCACCACACTGGCGGACCTCATCGTCGAAGATGGTCCCTACCAGACGTCCTTGACTGGACGTCAGGTCGTCAACTGGAAGCCAGCAATGTCGGCGTTGCGGCGCGGGCTCAAGGAGCACGCGGAGAGCGGCATTGGGGACCTGACGCGGCGGCAAATCATGGCGGCAGTCGACCGGGTGGCCAAGACCGGCAAGCGTGGCGCAGCCAAGGATCTGCGCAAGCACACCCACACGTTCCTCGAATGGTGCGTTGGGGAAGGATACGTCGGCTACAATGTGCTGGCTGGCTATCGTGAACCCAAGGAAACCCGTGCGCAGAGGGTGGGGCGCCGAACAAAGGGTCGTGCACTGAACGATGAAGAAATCATCAAGGTCTGGCATGCATCAGGCAAGCTCGGCGCCTTTGGGCTCTTGACGAGGATGTGCCTACTCGGTGGCCCGCGCCGGAGTGAGCCAACCATGATCGAATGGCAAAAGCATATCATGGATGATCGCATCACTTTCGATGCGGCGTGGACCAAGATGGGCTTGTACCACGATGTACCGCGCACTCACCTCGTGGACGAGGTACTCGCGGCCGCGAAGCATTTCCGGCGCGCCACGTCCGACTATGTCTTCCCGTCACCGAAGACTGGTGGACAGATGTCGGGCTTCACCAAGATGGTCAACCGGTTAGTCAAGGAAGCAGGTGTCGCCAAGTTCACCATGCATGACTTGAGGCGCAGTCTGCGTACCATCATGTCACGTTGTGGCTACGACAACGAAATTCAGCGGCTATGTGTCCGGCGAAAGCCAAGCGGAATCGATCAGGTCTACAATCACGACGAACAGTGGATCATCCGCAAGATGGCATTCGAAGCAGCTCACGACTACATCGCGGAACTGGTCGGTGCGATGCGGGTCGGTAAGATCGTGCGCTTACAGCGGACGAATCCGCTCGACCCGATCAAGGCCGAGCTGCTGGGTCGTCTCCGCGAGCATTATGCGGCTGGGACGGTCTAG
- the lspA gene encoding signal peptidase II, whose product MRVAISPWPNDSGARDRFVRRYESSRIVAFCVALAMLALDQLTKLWALRSLETGATLELPGPIDLTLVFNRSNAFGLIPDYGALSRWALASVGLAAAAALLGSILRRSTSTINAFGFALIGAGAAGNALDRLRLGAVVDLFDASKLRFVWIFNVADVSIDLGIALVLLAALLPSLEAPKTDHGNN is encoded by the coding sequence TTGAGAGTAGCGATCAGCCCATGGCCGAACGACAGCGGAGCGAGAGACCGTTTCGTGAGAAGATATGAAAGCTCGCGCATCGTCGCGTTCTGCGTCGCATTGGCGATGCTGGCGCTGGATCAGCTGACAAAGCTTTGGGCCCTTCGATCGCTGGAAACCGGCGCCACCCTCGAGCTGCCCGGCCCCATTGATCTCACCCTCGTGTTCAATCGCAGCAACGCATTCGGTCTCATTCCCGACTACGGTGCGTTGTCGCGGTGGGCGCTGGCGTCCGTCGGCCTTGCCGCAGCGGCGGCCCTGCTCGGATCCATCCTGCGGCGATCGACATCGACCATCAACGCCTTTGGATTCGCCTTGATCGGCGCCGGAGCCGCCGGAAATGCCCTCGACCGTCTTCGATTGGGTGCCGTCGTCGACCTGTTCGATGCCTCGAAACTTCGATTTGTCTGGATTTTCAACGTCGCTGACGTTTCAATCGACTTGGGGATCGCGCTCGTTCTGCTTGCTGCGCTGCTGCCATCGTTGGAAGCGCCCAAGACAGACCACGGCAACAACTAG
- a CDS encoding PHA/PHB synthase family protein: MVRKYQDAPGQAPALRFDARTVLSGHAASLAREFDRERRGRFGILFGGQSPWAALQAWEDWAFHLMLSGGKQLELCETAWEAALSLGRTVLEPDVPRSDFAPKSGDRRFRDPRWQTPPFSVLAQAQLAAEALWHAATRDIPGIGRHHAKRVDFLGSFLLNALAPVNFALTNPVVLDAAWRTAGANFVAGASLLVDDIGRRIQGEQLKGLEKFKIGENIALTKGKVVFRNELMELIQYAPTTPEVREEPLLIVPAWIMKYYVLDLSPANSLVRYLVDQGFTVFMISWRNPGAELRDTSFDDYRSKGVMAAIGTIGEIVPGKNLHAVGYCLGGTILAIAAAAMDRDHDDRLASLSLLAAQTDFEEAGELMLFIDESQVALLEDMMHVQGYLDTRQMAGAFSVLRANEMIFSQFVERYILGEPRTATDLDAWLADATRMPARMHGEYLRELFLDNSFAHGNYLVDGRALALKDIKTPIFALGAERDHIAPWRSVYKVELYSSADTEFILTGGGHNSSVVSPPGKAGAYYRISTCDASDKYVDPDTWLASASQKQGSWWPEWIRWLDAHSSFVRITPSSLSKAADGFPSYGRAPGSYVFQT, from the coding sequence ATGGTCAGAAAGTACCAAGATGCCCCCGGCCAAGCGCCCGCGCTGCGCTTTGACGCCAGAACCGTTCTGTCCGGGCATGCCGCCTCGCTCGCACGCGAGTTCGATCGCGAACGGCGCGGTCGCTTTGGAATACTCTTCGGCGGGCAGTCGCCTTGGGCCGCCCTGCAGGCGTGGGAGGATTGGGCCTTCCATTTGATGCTCTCAGGCGGCAAGCAGCTTGAGCTTTGTGAAACCGCTTGGGAGGCGGCTTTATCGCTTGGCCGGACGGTTCTGGAGCCTGACGTCCCACGCAGCGATTTCGCGCCGAAGTCCGGCGACCGCCGCTTCCGTGATCCGCGCTGGCAGACTCCGCCATTCAGTGTCTTGGCACAGGCGCAACTGGCTGCCGAAGCGCTGTGGCATGCTGCCACTCGCGATATCCCCGGCATCGGACGGCACCATGCCAAACGTGTCGACTTCCTCGGCAGTTTCTTGCTTAACGCACTCGCGCCCGTCAACTTTGCCTTGACCAATCCGGTAGTTCTGGACGCCGCCTGGCGTACAGCCGGTGCGAATTTTGTGGCCGGAGCATCACTGCTGGTCGACGATATTGGCCGGCGCATCCAGGGAGAGCAACTGAAGGGGCTGGAAAAGTTCAAGATCGGCGAGAACATCGCACTGACCAAAGGCAAAGTGGTGTTTCGAAACGAATTGATGGAGCTGATCCAATATGCTCCGACGACGCCGGAAGTACGCGAAGAACCATTGCTCATCGTACCGGCCTGGATCATGAAGTACTATGTTCTCGATCTCAGCCCTGCAAATTCTCTCGTACGCTATCTGGTCGATCAGGGATTCACGGTCTTCATGATATCGTGGAGGAATCCTGGAGCCGAGCTAAGAGACACTTCATTCGACGACTACCGCAGCAAGGGTGTCATGGCTGCCATCGGCACGATCGGTGAGATCGTGCCCGGCAAAAACCTGCATGCGGTCGGATACTGTCTGGGTGGAACTATTCTGGCCATCGCCGCCGCAGCCATGGATCGAGACCATGATGACAGGCTTGCCAGTCTTAGTCTGCTAGCCGCCCAGACTGATTTCGAAGAAGCTGGGGAACTGATGCTGTTCATTGACGAAAGCCAGGTTGCCTTGCTCGAGGACATGATGCACGTTCAGGGTTATCTCGATACACGGCAGATGGCTGGCGCATTTTCCGTCCTTCGCGCCAACGAAATGATCTTCTCGCAATTTGTCGAGCGATACATTCTCGGCGAACCCCGGACCGCGACCGACCTCGACGCCTGGCTTGCCGATGCGACCCGGATGCCGGCACGAATGCACGGCGAGTATCTGCGCGAGTTGTTCCTCGATAACAGTTTTGCTCACGGAAACTATCTGGTGGACGGCCGAGCCCTCGCGCTGAAGGACATCAAGACCCCTATATTTGCGCTGGGTGCTGAAAGGGATCACATCGCCCCTTGGCGCTCGGTCTACAAGGTAGAGCTTTACAGCTCCGCGGATACCGAGTTCATTCTCACTGGCGGAGGCCATAATAGCTCCGTTGTCAGTCCGCCGGGCAAGGCCGGAGCATACTATCGTATCAGCACTTGCGACGCCTCCGACAAATATGTCGACCCCGATACGTGGCTTGCTTCCGCCTCGCAAAAGCAGGGGTCCTGGTGGCCGGAATGGATACGCTGGTTGGATGCCCACTCCTCGTTCGTGAGAATCACACCATCATCGCTGTCAAAAGCCGCTGACGGCTTCCCCTCCTATGGCCGGGCACCCGGGTCATACGTTTTCCAGACTTGA
- a CDS encoding DUF2927 domain-containing protein, with protein sequence MRQPCSPILLLLAAALTTSLTDAIVPATGAEIPAIASRQRNEKKVFTDAEIVEGFLKTAFGAEYHLAGRVDRIRKYDRPVRVFADGNRADRKVQLAKVIADIRAKVQHLDIAMTENNDAANVVVKLVRDRELYRTIAIFYGQERAKEIRTSLDPQCLSGFRKNENYEIEHSDVILTVDNGDFVFLDCAYEELLQSLGPINDTATVPWTMFNDSVSMGFFDVYDQYLLNLLYDPRIKPGMNVQEVKAALPEVLTDVRAWVAKVNHLE encoded by the coding sequence ATGCGCCAACCTTGCTCGCCGATCCTGCTGCTGCTCGCCGCGGCGCTCACCACCTCGCTCACCGACGCCATCGTACCGGCGACGGGCGCAGAGATTCCGGCCATCGCCTCGCGCCAGCGCAACGAAAAGAAGGTCTTCACCGACGCCGAGATCGTCGAGGGCTTTCTTAAAACCGCGTTCGGCGCCGAATATCATCTCGCCGGTCGGGTCGACCGCATCCGCAAATACGACAGACCGGTGCGCGTGTTCGCCGACGGCAACCGCGCCGACCGCAAGGTCCAGCTCGCCAAGGTCATCGCCGACATCCGAGCCAAGGTGCAGCATCTCGACATCGCGATGACCGAGAACAACGACGCGGCCAATGTCGTGGTCAAGCTGGTGCGCGACCGCGAGCTCTACCGCACGATAGCGATCTTCTACGGCCAGGAGCGCGCCAAGGAGATCCGCACCTCGCTCGACCCGCAATGCCTGTCCGGCTTCCGCAAGAACGAGAATTACGAGATCGAGCATTCCGACGTCATCCTCACCGTCGACAATGGCGATTTCGTCTTCCTCGACTGCGCCTATGAGGAGCTGTTGCAGTCGCTCGGCCCGATCAACGACACTGCGACCGTGCCGTGGACGATGTTCAACGACAGCGTCTCGATGGGCTTTTTCGACGTCTACGACCAATACCTGCTCAATCTGCTCTACGACCCCCGCATCAAGCCCGGCATGAACGTGCAGGAGGTCAAGGCCGCGCTGCCCGAAGTCCTCACCGACGTCCGCGCCTGGGTGGCGAAGGTGAACCATCTGGAGTGA
- a CDS encoding DUF4118 domain-containing protein: MRKGNDYILKLRPWSLSTFVVALLAVVLATATQEMFASFGMQFYFAAFVPAILIAGLMGGAPAGAFATIITVPIVWWVFMPPYFEFAWPTADDYDSLATFLLSSALLLGFSQLYREALAILRK, encoded by the coding sequence ATGCGCAAGGGCAACGACTACATTTTGAAGCTGCGGCCGTGGTCATTGTCGACGTTCGTCGTCGCCCTGCTGGCCGTGGTGCTCGCCACCGCGACGCAGGAGATGTTCGCAAGCTTCGGCATGCAGTTCTATTTCGCGGCTTTCGTGCCGGCGATCCTGATCGCCGGGCTGATGGGCGGCGCGCCGGCCGGCGCCTTTGCCACCATCATCACGGTACCGATCGTGTGGTGGGTGTTCATGCCCCCCTACTTCGAGTTCGCCTGGCCGACGGCCGACGATTATGACAGCCTCGCGACGTTCCTGCTGTCGAGCGCGCTCTTGCTCGGTTTCTCTCAGCTCTACCGGGAAGCGCTGGCCATTTTGCGGAAATAG
- a CDS encoding LysR family transcriptional regulator has translation MSELPRTQALRCFITVAREGTVSRAAAMLKLTQPAVSLQLKALEESTGLQLFNRTPGGFTLTEAGAALLPLAHRAVAAASDFKAMADSLNEAQRGTLRVGTILDPEFTRLGPFVRSLAMSSQRTEVFLRHGVSDDVLAQVGRGELDVGYYVDATPPEQLNHHSFAERTIADGRYQLAPLLSYHYRVIAPIGWRDRVIGKDWAELAELPWLATPPHSGHRRLLDDIFRPLGALPKRVGYTDQEEAMIDFVESGLCLSLARDSVLAPRMARPHQFVVSDKVKLTCDLSFACLAARRQEPVIAHAFAAVRAVWNIKPAIAGAGPTRTRKVAKNV, from the coding sequence ATGAGCGAGCTTCCCCGTACCCAGGCCTTGCGTTGCTTCATCACGGTTGCCCGTGAGGGCACTGTATCGCGCGCTGCAGCGATGCTGAAACTGACCCAGCCGGCGGTCAGCCTGCAACTCAAGGCGCTGGAGGAAAGCACCGGGCTGCAGCTGTTCAACCGCACCCCCGGCGGCTTCACGCTGACCGAGGCCGGCGCCGCGCTGCTGCCGCTGGCGCACCGCGCGGTGGCCGCGGCATCCGACTTCAAGGCGATGGCGGACTCGCTGAACGAGGCGCAGCGCGGCACGCTGCGCGTCGGCACCATCCTCGATCCCGAATTCACCCGGCTCGGGCCGTTCGTGCGCAGCCTTGCGATGTCCTCGCAACGCACCGAAGTGTTTCTGCGCCATGGCGTCAGCGACGACGTGCTGGCGCAGGTCGGCCGGGGCGAGCTCGACGTTGGCTACTACGTCGACGCCACGCCGCCGGAGCAGCTCAACCATCACAGCTTCGCCGAGCGAACCATCGCCGACGGCCGCTACCAGCTGGCGCCGCTGCTCAGCTACCACTACCGCGTGATCGCGCCGATCGGCTGGCGGGACCGGGTGATCGGCAAGGACTGGGCGGAGCTTGCCGAGCTGCCCTGGCTTGCGACACCGCCGCATTCCGGCCACCGGCGGCTGCTCGACGACATCTTCCGTCCGCTCGGCGCCTTGCCGAAACGCGTCGGCTACACCGATCAGGAAGAAGCAATGATCGACTTCGTCGAATCCGGGCTCTGCCTCAGCCTCGCGCGCGACAGCGTGCTGGCGCCACGGATGGCGCGCCCGCATCAGTTCGTGGTCTCCGACAAAGTGAAGCTCACCTGCGATCTCTCTTTCGCCTGCCTTGCCGCCCGCCGTCAGGAGCCGGTGATCGCCCACGCCTTCGCGGCCGTGCGCGCGGTGTGGAATATCAAGCCGGCGATCGCCGGCGCCGGACCGACGCGAACGCGGAAGGTCGCGAAGAACGTGTAG
- a CDS encoding response regulator transcription factor, translated as MPEMSGIDLLRKIKARGVEWPVIVVTGHGDVTLAVEALRAGATEFVEKPYDADVLLNAIAAAIKRPTGANTDARAVRKSVKFVLELEGFEVRDFPAPRNFYSSRASRRIVVWSWTTTCPE; from the coding sequence ATGCCGGAGATGAGCGGAATTGATCTTCTTCGCAAGATCAAGGCTCGAGGAGTGGAGTGGCCGGTAATCGTCGTTACCGGCCATGGTGATGTCACTCTCGCTGTGGAGGCATTGAGGGCGGGAGCCACGGAGTTTGTCGAAAAGCCATACGATGCTGACGTCCTGTTGAACGCGATCGCGGCCGCCATCAAGAGACCGACGGGCGCAAATACCGACGCAAGGGCGGTGCGGAAATCCGTCAAGTTTGTATTGGAACTGGAGGGGTTTGAAGTGCGCGACTTTCCAGCGCCGAGGAACTTTTACTCAAGCAGAGCATCCCGCCGAATAGTTGTCTGGTCGTGGACTACTACATGCCCGGAATGA
- a CDS encoding acetolactate synthase large subunit: MNGAESLVRTLVAGGVDVCFTNPGTSEMHFVAALDKVPGMRCVLGLFEGVVTGAADGYFRMKGTPASTLLHLGPGLANGLANLHNAKKAHSGIVNIVGQHATYHIGYNAPLTSDIEGLARPMSSWVRTSPDAKSVAADGAAAIAAAKSAPPQIATLILPADTAWNEADGIAEVAVDTQRPSYSPQAVDTAAKILHGDAAHTLLLVTGSALTEQGLALAERIAGKTGCTVMGQTYHPRMARGRGRFSINRIPYVIEQALPILKNFRHIVLVEANDPVAFFAYPNKPSMLKAEGCEVHRMTAWGENSVAALGALANALHATAQDVKPQQHQELVKPTGALNHTTIAQAIACAIPENAIMVDESVTTGRGFFPPTAAAAPHDWLQNMGGSIGFSTPVATGAAVACPDRKVICMVGDGSAMYTIQSLWTQAREGLNVVTIVFANRIYQILRGEFDGVGAGEPGKRAQDMLKIDRPTLDFVALAKGMGVPAVAVTTADEFNKALANAVAEPGPRLIEVQM; encoded by the coding sequence ATGAACGGTGCGGAAAGTCTGGTGCGGACATTGGTCGCAGGCGGCGTGGACGTTTGCTTTACCAATCCCGGCACCTCGGAGATGCATTTCGTCGCGGCACTGGACAAGGTCCCCGGCATGCGCTGCGTGCTCGGCCTGTTCGAAGGTGTGGTGACCGGTGCGGCCGACGGCTATTTCCGCATGAAGGGAACGCCGGCCTCGACGCTGCTGCATCTCGGGCCCGGCCTTGCCAACGGCCTTGCCAATCTGCACAACGCCAAGAAGGCGCATTCCGGCATCGTCAACATCGTCGGCCAGCACGCGACCTACCACATCGGTTACAACGCACCGCTGACGTCCGATATCGAAGGCCTGGCGCGGCCGATGTCGTCCTGGGTGCGCACGTCACCCGATGCCAAGTCAGTCGCCGCCGATGGCGCGGCTGCGATCGCCGCGGCCAAGAGCGCGCCGCCGCAGATCGCAACCTTGATCCTGCCGGCCGACACCGCCTGGAACGAGGCCGACGGCATCGCCGAGGTGGCTGTCGATACGCAGCGGCCGAGCTATTCGCCGCAGGCGGTCGACACCGCGGCAAAAATCCTGCATGGCGATGCCGCGCACACGCTGCTGCTAGTCACCGGCAGCGCGCTGACCGAGCAGGGGCTGGCGCTCGCCGAGCGCATCGCCGGCAAGACCGGCTGCACCGTGATGGGCCAGACCTATCACCCGCGCATGGCGCGCGGCCGCGGCCGCTTCTCGATCAACCGCATCCCCTATGTGATCGAGCAGGCGCTGCCGATCCTGAAGAATTTCCGTCACATCGTGCTGGTCGAGGCCAACGATCCCGTGGCGTTCTTCGCCTATCCGAACAAGCCGAGCATGCTGAAGGCGGAAGGCTGCGAGGTGCATCGCATGACCGCCTGGGGCGAGAATTCGGTCGCAGCCCTCGGGGCGCTCGCCAATGCGCTGCATGCGACGGCGCAGGACGTCAAGCCGCAGCAGCACCAGGAGCTGGTCAAGCCGACCGGCGCGCTGAACCACACCACGATCGCGCAGGCGATCGCCTGCGCGATCCCCGAGAACGCCATCATGGTCGATGAGTCCGTCACCACCGGCCGGGGCTTCTTCCCGCCGACGGCGGCGGCCGCGCCGCACGACTGGCTGCAGAACATGGGCGGCTCGATCGGCTTCTCGACGCCGGTCGCGACCGGCGCCGCTGTTGCCTGCCCGGACCGCAAGGTGATCTGCATGGTGGGCGACGGCAGCGCGATGTACACCATCCAGTCGCTGTGGACGCAGGCGCGCGAAGGGCTCAATGTCGTGACCATCGTGTTCGCCAACCGGATCTATCAGATCCTGCGCGGCGAGTTCGACGGCGTCGGCGCCGGCGAGCCAGGCAAGCGGGCGCAGGACATGCTGAAGATCGATCGGCCGACGCTCGATTTCGTCGCGCTCGCGAAGGGCATGGGCGTGCCGGCAGTGGCGGTGACGACTGCCGACGAGTTCAACAAGGCACTGGCGAATGCCGTCGCCGAGCCGGGCCCGCGGCTAATCGAAGTGCAGATGTAG
- a CDS encoding L,D-transpeptidase — protein sequence MRPIAVIFAALTILAGAGQAHAQFFDSRGYQSEAPSFFGGGGASPIPRTTVNYPTNYAPGTIVVNTAERRLYLVLANGQALRYGIGVGRDGFRWGGVHRISAKKEWPSWTPPSQMLRRRPDLPRHMAGGIENPLGARAMYLGSTLYRIHGSNEPETIGQAVSSGCFRMTNEDVTDLYNRVSVGTTVVVKN from the coding sequence ATGCGCCCGATTGCCGTGATTTTTGCCGCACTCACGATCCTGGCAGGTGCCGGCCAGGCCCACGCTCAGTTCTTCGACTCCCGTGGCTACCAGTCCGAGGCCCCGAGCTTCTTCGGCGGTGGCGGCGCGAGCCCGATCCCGCGCACCACCGTCAACTACCCGACCAACTATGCCCCCGGCACCATCGTGGTGAACACCGCCGAGCGCCGGCTCTATCTGGTGCTGGCGAACGGCCAGGCACTGCGCTACGGCATCGGCGTCGGCCGCGACGGCTTCCGCTGGGGCGGAGTCCACCGCATCAGCGCGAAGAAGGAATGGCCGTCGTGGACGCCGCCGTCGCAGATGCTGCGCCGCCGCCCCGATCTGCCGCGCCACATGGCCGGCGGCATCGAGAACCCGCTCGGCGCGCGCGCGATGTATCTCGGCTCGACGCTGTACCGCATCCACGGCTCCAACGAGCCCGAGACGATCGGCCAGGCCGTCTCGTCGGGCTGCTTCCGCATGACCAATGAGGACGTCACCGACCTCTATAATCGCGTCTCGGTCGGCACCACCGTCGTGGTGAAGAACTGA
- a CDS encoding IS110 family transposase: protein MREIIRIGMDTSKHIFVLHGVDAAEQPVLRKKLSRKQVLEFFAKLPPTVIGMEACGAAHYWGRELGKLGHEVKLIAPQLVKPYVLRNKNDGRDADGVCEAMGRPRMRFVPVKSAEQQAALMLAGVRDGLIGRRTQLSNAIRGYAAEFGLIAPKGLDKIEPLLARITQDESVPAMARELFAMQGRDYAQLQGELKAVEARLLAWHQANATSRRLAQIPSVGPIIATSLVMKTPDPHAFRSGRLFAAWLGLTPKDHSTAGKTRLGKITRAGDETLRRLLVAGATAVIRQARLGRGHPSRWLVALLRRKPPKLAAVALANKVARIAWKLMATGESYDAARMNAVT from the coding sequence GTGAGAGAGATTATCCGTATTGGGATGGATACGTCGAAGCATATTTTTGTGCTGCATGGAGTTGACGCGGCGGAACAGCCGGTGTTGCGCAAGAAGCTGTCGCGCAAGCAGGTGCTTGAGTTTTTTGCCAAGCTTCCGCCGACCGTGATCGGGATGGAGGCCTGCGGGGCGGCTCATTACTGGGGGCGCGAGCTTGGCAAGCTTGGCCATGAGGTGAAGCTGATAGCGCCGCAGTTGGTGAAGCCTTATGTGCTGCGGAACAAGAACGACGGGCGAGATGCGGATGGGGTGTGCGAAGCGATGGGCCGACCGCGGATGCGGTTTGTGCCGGTGAAGAGCGCCGAACAGCAGGCCGCGCTGATGCTTGCAGGTGTCCGCGATGGGCTGATCGGCCGCCGTACCCAGCTCAGCAATGCGATCCGCGGCTACGCGGCGGAGTTTGGCCTGATCGCGCCGAAGGGGTTGGACAAGATCGAGCCGCTGTTGGCCCGGATCACGCAGGACGAGAGCGTTCCCGCTATGGCGCGCGAGCTGTTCGCCATGCAGGGCCGTGACTATGCGCAGTTGCAGGGTGAGCTGAAGGCGGTCGAGGCCAGGCTGCTGGCCTGGCACCAGGCCAACGCCACAAGCCGTCGTCTGGCCCAGATCCCCTCGGTCGGTCCGATCATCGCGACCTCGCTTGTGATGAAGACGCCGGACCCGCACGCCTTCCGCTCCGGCCGCTTGTTCGCGGCCTGGCTCGGCCTGACGCCCAAGGACCATTCCACCGCCGGCAAAACCAGGCTCGGCAAGATCACCCGCGCTGGCGACGAGACCCTGCGTCGCCTGCTCGTGGCCGGGGCGACCGCGGTGATCCGGCAGGCAAGGCTCGGGCGCGGCCACCCCTCGCGCTGGCTCGTGGCGTTGCTCAGGCGCAAGCCGCCGAAGCTTGCGGCCGTGGCGCTCGCCAACAAGGTGGCCCGCATCGCCTGGAAGCTGATGGCGACCGGCGAGAGCTATGATGCCGCACGCATGAACGCTGTCACCTAA